The DNA window GAAAATGCCAAGCCATTCAAACTTGTAGCTGTTGCATGAATTTGAAATACAGGTTCCATCCCCCAGTTTCAGGTAACAGGGCAGTCAATTGAAAAATGGCCCACTGATTATTcacccatttctttttcttagtggATCTGTGTCATTTGTACAGTTAAATTTCCAAAATGGAAATATATGGCATCAAATAAATTCCATGCGAGACACCAATTAATATTAACATCACACACACGTTAGAGGCCAAACAACTTGTAATTTATTGCCCCCTCATCCAATGAATGTCATATTGATAGGAGCTATGTGTTCGGTCACACAGTAATTCATGCTGTGGGATAAGTGCAGGTTTTGTTTTCCTCATTACTGTAATGTACAAACACCATCCCTGAACATATTCGCCAAGAACATGAAAGATATATTGCTTGTTTTATACAACTGTCAGTCGACTTTGAAACTAATATCTAGCAAGGATTTGAAAAAATGCTTGGAAACAACTTTTTTGAATAATCAAACCAGATTCCTTCATACTCTAACCCAAAGGCTTGCGTGACTGCTAGACAGAATCCCTCGTATAGCATAACTTATATCTCTAAACCATCCCTTCAAATGCTTCTCTTCATTTTCAAGCAAGAATCATGCTCAGACCACTCTAAAAGAATTTTGCTATAAAAAGGATCCTTTCAGGCTTTCTCACAATAAGAAGCTAAGATACTCCTCCAAATAATTATACCTTTTATGTAAAGATTGCCAAACTATATACACCTCAACAGCAAACATTCCATCTTGTTTTTGCATAACACATAAACATAACTGTGATTGTCTAATGCCAGCACGTTTTTCCATGATATTTGTTGAGCAAACGATCTATATGAGACCCTTAAAACATCACATAATTGACTAGCTGGCCCTTATAACTCctcaaacccccccccccccccccacccccatCCAAGGCCtagtaaaaagaagaagaccacaaaggaatatatatatatatatatatatataaattcatctCTAGCAATCTGCACTTTGAAATAGAATGATTTATGTAAAACTTCATATCCAGTTCCAATGACTCTAGCTTAACCATTGACACATATATAGCTGCAAAACTTCTAAAGAAAAGAGATTTCCCCCCCACAAAACAGATATATCCTTCTAAGAACCTAGCTAGCAATCTCATCTCACGTATATGAAGAATGGAACTTCAACTTATCCTAGAACTTGATACTCAAAAACTGGATGCACTGCAGTAATCAAAATAACGAGAAAACAGTGAAAGTTGACACTTCCTAAGTTAAGCTATTTGTGTCACAAAAAAGCATGAACAAAGAGAATACATGGACTACAGAATGCTGAGCCCCGACCCGGAAAGAGAATCACATCCCAAGTCACTCTGAAGCACACTCTAATGCATATGATAAAATGTTAACCTTTTGGCTCCcaaacttttcttctttttttttagcccCTCGTGTTATTCTCTTTCCACATTGCTGGAATGCTATAAACCCTTCTCGTCAATGAAGATTTAGACAATTTCAGTCCAGAAATAGCTTAACACAATGAAATAGGAAATCTTCCATCTAAAATCCAAAACTAACTCAGCTTTCATGGGctatttattacatattcttttTCCACTCAACTATCAACTATCAATCAATAAAGCAAAATCCTAATTCCCAGGGAAAAGAATACTTATCAACCAAAGATAAAGCccaatatcagaaaataaacaacaacaaaagaaatgcaATTATCAAAGTTAAGGAAAAAGACTAAGGCGTAACATACCAGGTGATCTAAAATCTTGACAACgaccaagaaaaaatcattatcgACCTCCTTAACATCCTTGGTACCAACAACCAcatctttcttcattttagACAACTTAGGATCGGCATCTTCCCCAATCTCCGTCTCAAACCATCCTTCTTTAAACAGCCTAATACACATATCACTCATCTGAAACGCCTCGAAATGCACATCGGCTCCCCCATCCTCACTTACCTCCAACTTCACCACCGCAGTAACCCACTCTTTCAATTCACTCTCAGCATGCAGCTCCGCCGCCTGAAGAACTTCCCTATGCGACAACGTATAGTCCTTTTTGTCCTGCATTATAGTCTGCGTAAAAATAAACCCCACTCTCCTCATTCCCAAACACGCCGTAATCGCCTCCACTAATTTTTCTTCATCGGAATCTCTCAAGAGCATCAGAACCTCTTCAGTCCCCTGCTGCGGTGGCTCGTATATGAAATCGACTTCAACCTTCCCCTCCTCCGACACCGTGCCGTACATAAACCCACCTCTTTTAACAGCAAAAGCGAGCGTTTCATTAACATAATGCTGAAACGCATTAGCGCAATCGCGATCAAACGAGACAGAATCGCAGTGGGGATTTTCTTGCCTGGTGACTCTCATCTGTTTGGCAATAAGATCGTCGATTGTCATCTTCCGGCCGAAAGAACCAGCAGGTCGAACAGCGGGGCCGGCAATAGTTCTCTCGCCATCGTAGGCTAAGAAGATAAGGGAGCCGTGAGAGATGCTGAGGGAAGAGAGAGGAGTGTCAGGGTTGGACATGTCAGTGAATTTGAGGAGATCGGAGGGTGATTTGGCTAAGAGGAGGCTTTGGTTGGTAGAGAGGGTTTGGCTGCGGATAGGGATTTGGAGTTGGTTTTGGATTAGAGTTTTGAGTTGGGAAACTGTGATGTTTGTGTTGTCGATGGAGACGCGTTCCAGCCCGTCTCTGCTGCGGATTCGAACCATCACCATCTTGCTTGTTTTGAGAGTATTGATCAGAATTCTGATCTTCAGtcagaagaaggagaaaagggTGCGGTGCTTTGCTTCGCAGTGTGAAAACAGAGCGAGCGGAGGGccttttatcatatatttttttttatatgcgaTACTTGCTGGACGGGGAAGACGGTAAAAAGGACGACTCGCAAACTCATCTTTCCTATAAACGGTGTCGCGGTGTCCTCTACTGCTGGAGCACTTTCCACAACGACGCCGTATTTAAAAAGGGCAAACTGTATCTTCTCCCTCGCAGTCCATAAATCTTCCATTTCAATCCTATCACGTCAATCATTCATTAATGAAAAGGGGGAATCACTTACAGTAGATCAAATTTGTGTATAAAATATGGCTATTTAGGTTAATATGATAAacctaatttaaatttaaatacaaaaatattgatCGACTCGAttgatctaattaaattaattcttgatttaatcTGGTATGAATTTTGTAGAGAGATAACTTGTATGATTTTGGGACAGTAGTTCAGGGATTGGGTACCTACAGACGAGAGGAGCGACTTGACCATTTGCTCTGCTGCTCACCGCTTGAATCACTTGAAAAACTCAAGATATCATTCTCAAGCACAGCCAATCTCCAAAGACTTTTGAACATGTGTGgccgaaaaagaagaagattgccACCTGCAATTCACTGGCATATGATCTTTCCATTATACATGATGCCATGACAAGTATAATGATCTTTCCTTTCACTGCTACTAATTTCTCCCGTGGCTCACAGTGCCAGCCCCACAAGCAACGGCAGTAAATCCTCAACTCCAGCAACCCAAAGGCAGTTTTCATCCGCCGGAATCCATCATGCCTGCACTGTGAGTAGCAGTCCAGCATCGGCCTATGCACCTGCCACCGGGCACCTCTTCCCAGCATAGCTGACAATCATGATTGTAATTCAAAACCAAAAGTCTAAAACGCTATAAACAAAACTCTAGCATGAGTTATTAACAAGTAACTGGGAATGCATGCTAACATGTTGAATAAGTTAATAAGATCATCCATActcatcttcttttttcttcttttttttttaactaaagaaAATCTATTAGAAAAGAgaatcaaagataaaaatgagAGACAAGACCCAAGAATGaaactcaaaaagaaaaatataaataaaaaggctaGCTACCCTCAAAATTATGTGAACAAATTAACTCATTGCCTTTTGAAAACCAAGCAAAAGATTAGGGAAACAACCGACTAAATTTTACTTTGAACAAGCAATCCTAGGGCGACATGAATAACTATTGAGAGCAATAGCAACTCTAAAGCTACCATGCTAGAAAGAGTTTGGCGTTGTGGCTATCGGTGAGGGTAAGTGAAAACTTAGTTCTATTGTATTTGATTAGATATGAACCACATTTTTTAAGCATATGGGTCTCATTAGAAACTCTCAGTTTATGAAAAGCAATTTTCATTTGCTTTTTGAAAGCATTCTCTCTTACTTGCACCGATAAAAATTAGGGAGaagaaaattattggaaaaaaaaaaccaaaacaacccACAGATTTGAAAATCTTGCCTACTATTGCTCACCATTTATGAGATCTATTATTATCATCTCATTCCCAAATTTTTCTTGCCTTATTATTCCCCTTCGTTCCCTTCTCTCGTCGTGATATTCTTTTAACTTGCCTCTTTCTAGTTCTCTGAATTTACCTTGCCAGACTCGTTCAACAAAAAGTAATTTCCAGTGATTAATAAgctttgtattgtttttttttccttgtaaattGAAATCTTATATCTCTGCACTCCTTTCTTCATTCTCTTCAAGTCAGATCAAATTCAATGTAGATTTCCATATGATCTAGGCTACCATTGCATTACTTTTTTGGTTTGTAGAAATAAACAGCAGATCCATGTTGAGGAAACTCAAATAAGAGAAGAGGAAGGTGTTGGAAACCTATTCTTGTAACAAACACTAATCATGagtttctttcttattttcatctgaaaatttattttaattaactataaatttcaatttgtgtGATGcttcattaatatattttaattgtgatTAATTATCAATGCTGTTAATTAACTACAAACTATTGCACTTGTATGTAACCTGTTCTTGAAAATAggtgatttttctttataattttttctctgtTGCAATTACTCATGTTTTATGGaagttttgtatgttttattaatttattaacatgggttTTGTCTGCTCTAAAATGGGTTTCCTTTTAGTTCGGCTAATAGTTGGATTTAACTGCtgcttctttattttctttttgtatatagCTGGAAGGAAGTGTAATATTCTGTTTTGTGAGGATTACATTAGGGTGTTGTATAATTGATGAagttttgagggtttttttttcatatagagGAGTAAATAATCATCTTGTTTATAACAAACAAAAGTCTTGAATTGCATATTGGGTTTGATTTGTAGAAAGCAGTGTTGAAAGTCTTGAATTACATATTGGGTTTGATTTGTAAAGAACAGTGTTTGCTATAACCAGGTAAAGTTGTTGCGATTGAAACAAAGGAGGGAAAGTTGCATTAATCATTGCTTAGCATTTTTGTTCAATATAGAAAGCTTAATACCCCCATCCTCTCAAAACAATATCACTTGGTTTGTACTGTATGATTTAGATGCTAGCTCTGCTATATGTCCCTCATGCTTCCAATTTGATATTGAGGGAAACAAGGCACTGTAAAAGACATCAAATGCTTAAATAGAACtcaaattcactttaaaaaaattaacatgaataaTTATTGCTCCAATAATAACCCCAACAAATAGATAAGGTAGTCAGTTTCAAAACTTGAAGTCCAATTACTAGAAAGCTGgggaaagaacagaaaaaggacattgttgatttttatagtAAGCTAGTATATGACATGTATagtcatttttataattaccCCTCACAGTCTGCTGTTTGTTGTTTAGTTTTATCCTACAAATTATTGAAACTACATTGTATCAACATCTCATGCTTTTAGTTTTCCTTAAAGAAGGGTTATTAAAGTGTGTTTTGTCAAATACTCAATAAACTAAAGTGTTCCACAACATGCATTTTATACTTTTTAGCTTTACgtattatttataataagtaTTTTGTGTTTGTGTTAATACTAATTTTTGCATATAAACATGATATCATTACttgtttccttttgttaaatgttttaaaagataCAATAGAAGGTCTTGAATCTATGGATAATGCTACTTGGACAAAGAAAATGTTGCATACATTTTGTGATCTATGCATTAAGGCCATTAACATGGGAATGAGACCTAATACTCATTTTGATAAAACGGGATGAAAGTTTCTTATAAcatcattcaaagaacaaactAGACATGCATTCACTAAAACACAActgaaaaacaaatgggatggaTGCAAAAAGGATTGGAGGATATGGACAAAGCTAATTTCTGAAATTGGTGTGGGCTGGAGTAGTGAATTAGGACCAATTTCAGCTAGCGATGAGTGGTGAAAAGCGAAAATTCAGGTTAATTCCTTATGATCCTAACaatttcatttgttgttgtcagatttcataaaaaaaatttaatacatgatgttgcattaattattttcatttcttttatgtaGGAAATTAGAGGAGCCAAAAAATTTAGATATGCTGGTATTGAACCgtctttaaagtttaaatttgaCAGAATATATTCCAACATTGTTGCTACTGAAGAGTATGCATGGGCTCCATCATCAGGAGTACTTAGTGGCACTGATGTCGATCCCGACACAAGCAACGTCAACATTGATGGTGTTGATTTGAAAGAAGGATGCGGTGATTCGAAGGAGGATGAGATTCCAAATTTGGATAATGACATGTCTCGAATGGTTGGCGGGGTGAATATGTTGAGCAACAGTAACATAAGGAGTagtggcaaaagaaaagaaagagaacctTCTAAGGTTCGAGCTAGAAAGAAGAAGACGTCTGGAATTGGCGTTTAGCTGCTGTCAAAGTGGGATGAACTACTTGAAAGTATGTCAACTAGGAGTGATTCCACTTCTTTGCATATGGATCAGCAAGGCTATAGTATTCCTGAGGTGATGGTCGAGTTCCACTCAATTTCTAGAGTTTCAATTGATGATGATTTTCATGACTTTGCTATGGAGTATCTGAGTTttagaaggaaaagagaaatgtgGTCTAGTATGGGTGGTCTTGAAAAGAAGTTGAAATGGTTGAAGTGAATGTATGCACGAAGTAAACAAGATTAGCTGATATggtatgattttcttttttaaagcgTTAATTTATTAACTTTGTTAAAGTGCTAGCTAAATTTAATGTGTTATTTTGTTTAACAtgcttgataatttatttatacatgtttacCTTTGCAGAATAATGAGCTGACagttttgaaaataatagtTTTCATTTGTAGAAGTTTGTTTCATTCAttgtattatttaatatttgaaattgtgagATGGGGCATATCCATTTCAGTTGTTTTTAATTGCTTTGTATCTTTATTTAAATGTTGTTGTACTTATGGACTTTTTAAGTGAGTTATTGGATTGTTGGGTTgcctgtatttgtttttatttggattgTAATTTAAGAGATTAGTTattgttcaaaaaaaatatatcttttatggATGTTGTGTTATTGCATTGTTTAGCtcgattttgtttaatttaacgTAAACATGTAATATTTTAGTGAGTATAATTATTTACCATAAATATGtagtacttttatttttatgaatgtttgtttcaataattcaatatatatatttgttgtgAATATTGgtggaaataaatattataaagtgcAATGTTTTGGATGGGAAATTTTTTAAGTATTCATGCTATGGTgtgtgattttaatataatatcatactttaaaaaaatagggaagGTAGCCTTGTATAATAATAGCtttattactcaaataagatgaatgccaacataat is part of the Populus trichocarpa isolate Nisqually-1 chromosome 2, P.trichocarpa_v4.1, whole genome shotgun sequence genome and encodes:
- the LOC7481454 gene encoding NPL4-like protein 1 isoform X1 encodes the protein MVMVRIRSRDGLERVSIDNTNITVSQLKTLIQNQLQIPIRSQTLSTNQSLLLAKSPSDLLKFTDMSNPDTPLSSLSISHGSLIFLAYDGERTIAGPAVRPAGSFGRKMTIDDLIAKQMRVTRQENPHCDSVSFDRDCANAFQHYVNETLAFAVKRGGFMYGTVSEEGKVEVDFIYEPPQQGTEEVLMLLRDSDEEKLVEAITACLGMRRVGFIFTQTIMQDKKDYTLSHREVLQAAELHAESELKEWVTAVVKLEVSEDGGADVHFEAFQMSDMCIRLFKEGWFETEIGEDADPKLSKMKKDVVVGTKDVKEVDNDFFLVVVKILDHLGPLSSTFPIENRITQVTMRALRSHLDRAKNLPFVKRISDFHLLLFLAKYLDLNSDVPALAECVLAQTAVPEGYQILIESMATT
- the LOC7481454 gene encoding NPL4-like protein 1 isoform X2; translation: MVMVRIRSRDGLERVSIDNTNITVSQLKTLIQNQLQIPIRSQTLSTNQSLLLAKSPSDLLKFTDMSNPDTPLSSLSISHGSLIFLAYDGERTIAGPAVRPAGSFGRKMTIDDLIAKQMRVTRQENPHCDSVSFDRDCANAFQHYVNETLAFAVKRGGFMYGTVSEEGKVEVDFIYEPPQQGTEEVLMLLRDSDEEKLVEAITACLGMRRVGFIFTQTIMQDKKDYTLSHREVLQAAELHAESELKEWVTAVVKLEVSEDGGADVHFEAFQMSDMCIRLFKEGWFETEIGEDADPKLSKMKKDVVVGTKDVKEVDNDFFLVVVKILDHLFNDLIHELFNAGPSFINLPH
- the LOC112326555 gene encoding uncharacterized protein LOC112326555, with amino-acid sequence MSGEKRKFRIYSNIVATEEYAWAPSSGVLSGTDVDPDTSNVNIDGVDLKEGCGDSKEDEIPNLDNDMSRMVGGVNMLSNSNIRSSGKRKEREPSKQGYSIPEVMVEFHSISRVSIDDDFHDFAMEYLSFRRKREMWSSMGGLEKKLKWLK